A genomic region of Raphanus sativus cultivar WK10039 chromosome 6, ASM80110v3, whole genome shotgun sequence contains the following coding sequences:
- the LOC108809315 gene encoding uncharacterized protein LOC108809315 — MVSQKLEICIELVKFAVGFVATVAESVEKAFRKPLPALPSVHDGSRNSYSAVLIPLVGFM, encoded by the coding sequence ATGGTGTCTCAAAAGCTGGAGATTTGCATCGAATTAGTGAAGTTTGCCGTCGGTTTTGTAGCCACCGTAGCTGAATCAGTAGAAAAGGCTTTCCGTAAGCCTTTGCCGGCGCTTCCGTCAGTTCATGATGGTAGCCGGAATAGTTACTCAGCCGTTCTCATTCCTCTTGTTGGATTCATGTGA
- the LOC108811835 gene encoding transcription initiation factor TFIID subunit 1 — protein MAEHKEEDDEEYGDRSRGLEFIFGNVDHSGDLDADYLNEDAKEHLSALASSLPDIMLMASSDYKTSDPAEQDYYKEKATDAVDYGDIDEEYDGPEVQVVTEEDHLLPKREYFSSAAASGSLYSKASVFDDDDYDEEEEQEVENIPFEESFDSEDSESVVLKEDKGLEYEEEANILGNEERMDTNEKSATSLSTLYVEDGMVVLQFSEIFAIHKPPQKRTKRENRYITYRDRYKSMELVEDDEELLLKSHGRIDTRLKQAADLIQLDVPLPTRGDLQLAKAGTFGSIIPESREFTKLGRDSYTMSELLKQELEDDRSSLCQPQSSMEVFPLDQYEWENRIIWESSPGVSGNSFESVESEIESEGLLIQGSNSETEQESLNVVNSIEQAQAENNKPVSFYVSPLEPLGSHTTSESTNKSRRHPQLLRLESQWDEDHPSENDDAGGKSSKQLKSDALGRFSRLRLQERDMGDDAWLDSIIWESDKEVSRSKLIFDLQDEQMVFEIPDNRESKDLQLHAGSMILSRSSKPKDERFQEGCGSNYGCQFNISNDKFYMNGKSCQQLQANANQFGVHSLRVLHSASAIKLQTMKNKLSNKDIANFHRPKALWYPHDNELAIKQQEKLPTQGSMQIVVKSLGGKGSKIHVGIEESVSYLKAKASRKLDFKETEAVKIFYMGKELEDEKSLAEQNVHPNSLVHILRTKVHLLPWAQKLPGEHKSLRPPGAFKKKSDLSTKDGHVFLMEYCEERPLMLSNAGMGANLCTYYQKSFPEDQHGNLLRDKNGTLGNVMNLEPGEKSPFLGEIQGGCSQSSIETNMYKAPIFPHKLQSTDYLLVRSPKGKLCLRRIDKICAVGQQEPRMEVMSPASKNLQTFLVNKMLVYVDREFKHRHRIPADEVSFLFSNLSDAVVKKNMRIHGIVLERDKNGQIFWYNKHRFDKFPHEIELKNLVAPEDVCSYESMLAGLYRLKHLGISQFTLPASISTALAQLPDEAISLAAASHIERELQITPWNLSSNFVACTTQDRANIERLEITGVGDPSGRGLGFSYVRAAPKVPAAAGRMKKKEAACCGAPTVTGTDADLRRLSREAAREVLLKFNVPDEKMAKQNRWHLIAMIRKLSSEQAASGLLKVDPTTIGKYARGQRMSFLQLQPQAREKCQEIWDRQLLSLSSCDDDESESENDMDSFVGDLENLLDAEEWEESNMSKNDKLDGVNGPKMRRRPYQVVTDEEVEDEAAEYAELRRLLMKDEEKKNMNTEFVRKDSVIGKKHMATQLDASFLVTESTVKHTTNVSVYKERKPVRENFFCGACGQPGHMKTNKHCPKYRATTESHPEGIYVKKSAGTPSSSDISGQVKVEPIKNKKTAPKSPTKVSVDEAPKGDNSTSKTGGLTLRFKCGIPAGGMLDKPGSETPGRSMEEPEESKVEANRPLHSLMPAFIRESESHKPSVSGQSFSNTERNQAATSRPTMSITQPSLRMDKEHVIQRPKETEQPQKKLVIKRSKVITDHDRSSLEMSSQFESRKTMRMAEPEGFQRQQRFRLSGLHRGPKEGRVWQEEREISTERHREARVRRDYDDITGFEKANEIGSEREEKERQQKLYLEDYPRRRNDRRLLERVQKVRSQYASDFERNVAEYAPQPKRRKKGEVGLANILEVIVDTLRAKEVNVSYLFLKPVSKKVAPDYLDIVERPMDLSTIRDKVRRMEYRDREQFRHDVWQIKYNAHLYNDGRNPGIPPLADELLAKCDGLLDRYRDELTEAEKGIVIRID, from the exons GTTACTGAGGAAGATCATCTACTGCCAAAAAGAGAGTATTTTTCGTCTGCAGCTGCCTCGGGTAGTTTATATTCCAAAGCTTCTGTGTTTGATGATGACGAttatgatgaggaagaagaacaagaggTGGAAAACATTCCATTTGAAGAATCTTTTGATTCTGAAGATAGTGAATCAG TTGTCTTAAAGGAGGACAAGGGTTTGGAGTATGAAGAGGAGGCTAACATCTTGGGAAATGAGGAACGGATGGACACAAATGAGAAAAGTGCAACATCACTATCTACTCTGTATGTTGAAGATGGTATGGTCGTCTTACAATTCTCTGAGATATTTGCTATTCATAAGCCACCACAGAAACGGACCAAGAGAGAAAATAGATATATCACTTATCGAG ACAGATACAAATCTATGGAGCttgttgaagatgatgaggagtTACTTCTTAAGAGCCATGGTAGGATCGACACTCGTCTGAAACAAGCTGCTGATCTGATTCAGCTGGATGTTCCGTTACCAACAAGAGGGGATTTACAGCTTGCAAAAGCTGGCACATTCGGAAGCATCATACCAGAATCGAGAGAATTTACCAAGCTAGGACGAGATTCATACACAATGAGTGAACTGTTGAAGCAGGAATTAGAAGACGATAGATCATCTCTGTGCCAGCCACAGTCATCAATGGAAGTTTTTCCTCTTGACCAATATGAATGGGAAAATCGAATTATTTGGGAAAGTTCTCCTGGAGTTAGTGGTAATTCTTTTGAAAGCGTCGAATCTGAAATTGAGTCAGAAGGCCTGCTTATTCAAGGATCAAATTCAGAGACTGAACAAGAAAGCTTAAACGTGGTGAATTCTATAGAGCAAGCTCAAGCTGAAAATAATAAACCTGTATCTTTTTATGTCAGTCCCTTGGAGCCTCTTGGTTCACACACTACTAGTGAGTCCACTAACAAAAGTAGACGTCATCCGCAACTCCTTAGGTTAGAATCTCAGTGGGATGAGGATCATCCTAGTGAAAATGACGATGCTGGAGGGAAGAGTTCAAAACAGCTTAAAAGTGACGCTCTTGGACGCTTTAGCAGACTTCGATTGCAAGAGAGGGATATGGGGGACGACGCATGGTTAGATAGCATAATATGGGAGTCAGATAAAGAGGTGAGCAGGTCTAAACTAATATTTGACCTTCAAGATGAGCAAATGGTCTTTGAAATCCCGGACAACAGGGAAAGCAAAGATCTTCAACTTCATGCTGGATCTATGATTCTATCCCGCTCTTCAAAGCCCAAGGATGAAAGATTTCAGGAAGGCTGTGGATCAAATTATGGGTGTCAATTCAATATTTCTAATGACAAGTTCTATATGAATGGGAAAAGCTGTCAGCAACTGCAGGCAAATGCTAATCAATTCGGCGTACACAGTTTGAGAGTTCTTCATTCAGCGTCAGCGATTAAATTGCAGACAATGAAGAACAAATTGAGCAA TAAAGACATAGCAAATTTTCACCGGCCCAAAGCTTTGTGGTATCCACATGACAATGAGCTAGCAATCAAACAGCAAGAAAAGTTACCCACCCAAGGATCCATGCAAATTGTAGTTAAGAGTCTGGGGGGTAAAGGAAGCAAGATTCACGTTGGCATAGAGGAGTCTGTCTCTTATTTAAAAGCCAAGGCTTCGAGGAAGCTAG ATTTTAAGGAAACTGAAGCAGTAAAGATTTTCTATATGGGAaaggaacttgaggatgaaaAGTCTCTTGCTGAACAAAATGTTCATCCAAATTCTTTGGTCCATATTTTACGCACCAAGGTACATCTGTTGCCATGGGCCCAAAAGCTTCCTGGCGAACATAAATCTTTGAGACCTCCTGGGGCATTCAAGAAGAAATCAGACCTATCTACTAAAGATGGCCATGTTTTCTTAATGGA GTATTGTGAAGAGAGGCCCTTGATGCTGAGCAATGCAGGAATGGGTGCCAATTTGTGCACGTATTATCAGAAGTCGTTCCCAGAGGATCAACATGGGAACTTGCTGCGCGATAAAAATGGCACTCTAGGGAATGTGATGAATCTAGAACCTGGGGAGAAATCTCCTTTCCTTGGGGAAATTCAGGGTGGCTGCAGTCAGTCATCTATTGAAACAAACATGTACAAAGCGCCTATTTTTCCTCATAAGTTGCAATCAACGGATTATCTGTTGGTCCGTTCTCCTAAAGGAAAGCTCTGTCTAAGACGTATTGACAAGATATGCGCTGTTGGACAACAG GAACCTCGAATGGAAGTAATGTCTCCTGCATCAAAGAATCTGCAGACTTTTTTGGTGAACAAGATGTTGGTCTATGTGGACCGAGAATTTAAGCATCGCCACCGTATTCCTGCAGACGAGGTGTCTTTCTTATTTTCGAACTTATCGGATGCAGTGGTCAAGAAGAACATGAGAATTCATGGTATTGTTCTAGAG AGGGATAAAAATGGCCAAATTTTCTGGTACAATAAACATAGGTTTGACAAGTTTCCACATGAGATTGAGTTGAAAAATCTTGTGGCGCCAGAGGAT GTGTGTTCTTATGAGAGTATGCTAGCTGGGCTGTACCGGCTCAAACATTTAGGGATCTCCCAGTTTACATTGCCTGCCAGCATATCAACTGCATTAGCTCAGCTCCCAGATGAAGCCATTTCTCTTGCCGCTGCTTCACATATTGAGAGGGAGTTGCAGATTACTCCATGGAATCTGAGCAGTAACTTTGTTGCTTGTACAACTCAG GACAGAGCAAATATAGAACGTTTGGAAATTACTGGAGTTGGCGATCCCTCTGGACGAGGTCTAGGATTCAGCTACGTCCGAGCTGCGCCAAAAGTACCAGCTGCAGCTGGACGTATGAAGAAAAAGGAAGCAGCGTGTTGCGGAGCCCCAACTGTAACTGGTACAGATGCTGATCTTCGCAGATTAAGCAGGGAAGCAGCTCGAGAG GTTCTTCTCAAGTTCAATGTTCCTGATGAGAAAATGGCCAAGCAAAATCGATGGCACCTGATAGCTATGATACGCAAGCTATCGAGTGAGCAGGCTGCATCTGGTTTACTTAAGGTTGACCCTACGACAATAGGTAAGTACGCCCGTGGCCAGAGAATGTCTTTCCTACAGTTACAACCGCAGGCCCGGGAAAAGTGTCAGGAGATTTGGGATAGGCAACTTCTGTCCCTTTCATCTTGTGATGACGATGAGTCTGAGAGTGAAAATGACATGGACTCCTTTGTCGGAGATCTGGAAAATCTACTTGATGCTGAGGAGTGGGAAGAATCTAATATGTCTAAGAATGACAAGTTGGATGGAGTCAACGGACCCAAAATGAGACGGCGGCCATATCAAGTTGTGACAGACGAAGAAGTTGAAGATGAAGCTGCTGAATATGCCGAGTTACGCAGATTGCTGATGAAAG ATGAGGAAAAAAAGAACATGAATACTGAATTTGTCAGAAAGGACAGTGTCATTGGCAAGAAACATATGGCCACCCAACTTGATGCATCTTTCTTAGTAACTGAGAGCACGGTTAAACACACAACAAATGTCAGT GTATACAAGGAAAGAAAACCAGTGAGAGAGAATTTCTTCTGTGGAGCCTGTGGTCAG CCTGGACACATGAAAACCAATAAACACTGCCCAAAATACAGAGCAACTACAGAATCACATCCGGAAGGTATATACGTGAAGAAGTCTGCTGGAACACCGAGTTCTTCAGATATATCAGGCCAGGTCAAGGTGGAACCTATTAAAAACAAGAAGACTGCGCCAAAAAGTCCAACAAAGGTTTCTGTAGATGAAGCTCCGAAGGGAGATAATTCAACTTCCAAAACCGGAGGTCTTACTCTGAGGTTTAAATGTGGTATACCCGCTGGAGGGATGTTAGATAAACCCGGTTCTGAAACTCCAGGACGTTCTATGGAAGAACCTGAAGAATCAAAGGTCGAAGCTAACAGACCTTTGCATTCATTGATGCCTGCATTTATCAGAGAGAGCGAGTCTCACAAGCCTTCTGTTTCTGGACAATCATTTTCTAATACAGAGAGAAATCAGGCTGCAACAAGCAGGCCTACTATGTCAATCACGCAGCCATCATTACGCATGGATAAAGAACACGTGATACAGCGGCCGAAAGAAACAGAACAGCCTCAGAAGAAACTTGTTATAAAACGTTCGAAAGTGATAACTGATCATGACAGGAGTAGCCTTGAAATGAGTTCACAGTTTGAGTCCAGGAAGACAATGAGAATGGCAGAACCAGAAGGTTTTCAGAGGCAGCAGAGATTCAGATTGTCAGGACTACACCGGGGACCAAAAGAGGGTAGAGTATGGCAAGAAGAACGGGAGATAAGTACGGAAAGGCACAGGGAAGCAAGGGTGAGAAGAGACTATGATGATATTACTGGATTTGAAAAAGCCAATGAGATAGGGAGTGAAAGGGAGGAAAAGGAACGGCAACAGAAGTTATATCTAGAAGATTATCCTCGTCGAAGAAACGATAGAAGATTGTTAGAAAGAGTTCAGAAAGTCAGAAGCCAGTATGCCTCTGACTTTGAAAGGAACGTGGCAGAGTACGCACCTCAACCAAAACGACGCAAAAAGGGAGAG GTTGGCCTAGCAAACATCTTGGAAGTCATAGTGGACACACTAAGAGCCAAAGAAGTAAACGTGTCGTACCTCTTCTTGAAACCTGTCTCAAAGAAGGTGGCTCCGGACTATCTTGACATTGTGGAACGCCCCATGGATCTCTCGACAATCAGGGACAAGGTGCGGAGGATGGAGTACAGAGACAGAGAGCAGTTTAGACATGATGTCTGGCAGATCAAATACAATGCTCATCTTTACAACGACGGGCGTAACCCGGGGATACCGCCCTTGGCAGATGAGTTACTGGCGAAATGTGATGGCTTGTTGGATAGATATAGAGATGAGTTAACAGAAGCAGAGAAAGGTATAGTAATTCGCATTGACTGA